In Streptomyces sp. P3, one DNA window encodes the following:
- the murD gene encoding UDP-N-acetylmuramoyl-L-alanine--D-glutamate ligase: MGSREVTDWQGKNVTVAGLGVSGLPAARVLHGLGAKVTVVNDGDDARAREQAAELEALGVTVRLGDGATLPAGAELVVTAPGWKPDKPLFTAARQAGVPVWGDVELAWRLRGPDAAPWLCVTGTNGKTTTTRMLASILEAAGLRTAAVGNIGVSLLDAVLGDERYDVLAVELSSYQLHWAPSLRAHSATVLNLAPDHLDWHGSMEAYAKDKGRVYEGNRVACVYNVADKATEDLVREADVEEGCRAVGFTLGAPAPSQLGVVDGILVDRAFVEDRQKNAQELAEVSDVEPPAPHNIANALAAAALARAFGVPPRAVRDGLRAFTPDAHRIAHVADVDGVAYVDDSKATNTHAAQASLAAYESIVWIAGGLAKGATFDELVAGSAGRLRGVVLIGADRALIREALARHAPEVPVVDLDRTDTGAMSAAVQEARRLAAEGDTVLLAPACASMDMFVNYNQRGDAFAQAVRELGT; encoded by the coding sequence ATGGGCAGCCGAGAAGTGACCGACTGGCAGGGGAAGAACGTCACCGTCGCCGGGCTCGGCGTCTCCGGCCTCCCGGCGGCCAGGGTGCTGCACGGGCTCGGCGCGAAGGTCACCGTCGTCAACGACGGCGACGACGCACGCGCGCGGGAGCAGGCCGCCGAGCTGGAGGCACTGGGCGTCACCGTGCGCCTCGGTGACGGGGCGACCCTGCCCGCGGGCGCCGAACTCGTCGTCACCGCACCCGGGTGGAAGCCCGACAAGCCGCTGTTCACGGCGGCCCGCCAGGCCGGCGTACCGGTCTGGGGCGACGTCGAACTCGCCTGGCGGCTCAGGGGCCCGGACGCGGCGCCCTGGCTGTGCGTGACGGGCACCAACGGCAAGACGACCACCACCCGGATGCTCGCGTCGATCCTGGAGGCGGCCGGCCTGCGTACGGCGGCCGTCGGCAACATCGGCGTCTCCCTGCTGGACGCGGTGCTCGGCGACGAGCGCTACGACGTCCTGGCCGTCGAGCTGTCCAGCTACCAGCTGCACTGGGCGCCGTCCCTGCGCGCGCACTCCGCCACCGTCCTCAACCTCGCCCCCGACCACCTCGACTGGCACGGCTCCATGGAGGCTTACGCCAAGGACAAGGGGCGCGTCTACGAGGGCAACCGGGTCGCCTGCGTCTACAACGTCGCCGACAAGGCCACCGAGGACCTGGTGCGCGAGGCCGACGTCGAGGAGGGCTGCCGGGCGGTCGGTTTCACCCTCGGCGCCCCCGCCCCGTCCCAACTCGGCGTGGTGGACGGCATCCTGGTCGACCGGGCCTTCGTCGAGGACCGCCAGAAGAACGCCCAGGAGCTCGCCGAGGTCTCCGACGTCGAACCGCCGGCCCCGCACAACATCGCCAACGCCCTTGCCGCGGCGGCCCTCGCCCGGGCCTTCGGAGTGCCCCCCAGGGCCGTACGGGACGGTCTGCGGGCCTTCACGCCCGACGCCCACCGCATCGCCCACGTGGCCGACGTGGACGGCGTCGCGTACGTCGACGATTCCAAGGCGACCAACACGCACGCGGCGCAGGCCTCGTTGGCGGCCTACGAGTCGATCGTGTGGATCGCCGGCGGACTGGCCAAGGGCGCGACCTTCGACGAGCTGGTGGCCGGTTCGGCCGGGCGCCTTCGCGGCGTGGTGCTGATCGGCGCCGACCGCGCCCTGATCCGGGAAGCCCTGGCGCGACACGCCCCGGAAGTACCCGTCGTCGACCTCGACCGGACCGACACTGGGGCGATGTCCGCAGCCGTCCAGGAGGCCCGGCGGCTCGCCGCCGAGGGCGACACGGTGCTCCTCGCACCCGCCTGCGCCTCCATGGACATGTTCGTCAACTACAACCAGCGCGGTGACGCGTTCGCTCAGGCCGTCCGCGAACTCGGAACCTGA
- the ftsW gene encoding putative lipid II flippase FtsW, producing MPGSRTGRPSVQRTVRRPAGTSRPGRDNPVRRLHARVQKAWDRPLTAYYLIFGGSMLITVLGLVMVYSASQITALQMSLPGSFFFRKQFLAASIGAVLLLVASRMPVKLHRALAYPILAGAVFMMALVQVPGIGMSVNGNQNWISLGGSFQIQPSEFGKLALVLWGADLLARKQDKRLLTQWKHMLVPLVPVAFLLLGLIMLGGDMGTAIILTAILFGLLWLAGAPTRLFVGVLSIAATLGVILIRTSENRMARLQCIGATDPGPGDACWQAVHGIYALASGGIFGSGLGASVEKWGQLPEAHTDFIFAVTGEELGLAGTLSVLALFAALGYAGIRVAGSTEDPFVRYAAGGVTTWITAQAVINIGAVLGLLPIAGVPLPLFSYGGSALLPTMFAIGLLIAFARDEPAARAALAMRPRRFGRKRGAGGSAFARGPRRWNTMRRRASAARPSGER from the coding sequence ATGCCCGGTAGCCGCACCGGGCGGCCGTCCGTCCAGCGAACCGTCCGCAGACCTGCCGGCACCTCCCGGCCGGGCCGCGACAACCCCGTACGGCGGCTGCACGCGCGCGTGCAGAAGGCCTGGGACCGGCCGCTGACGGCCTACTACCTGATCTTCGGCGGCAGCATGCTGATCACCGTACTGGGCCTCGTGATGGTCTACTCGGCCTCCCAGATCACCGCGCTGCAGATGTCGCTGCCCGGTTCGTTCTTCTTCCGCAAGCAGTTCCTGGCCGCCTCCATCGGGGCGGTGCTGCTGCTGGTCGCGTCCCGCATGCCGGTGAAGCTGCACCGCGCGCTCGCCTACCCGATCCTCGCGGGCGCCGTCTTCATGATGGCGCTGGTGCAGGTTCCCGGGATAGGGATGTCGGTCAACGGCAACCAGAACTGGATCTCGCTGGGCGGCTCCTTCCAGATCCAGCCCAGCGAGTTCGGCAAGCTCGCGCTCGTGCTGTGGGGTGCCGACCTGCTCGCGCGCAAACAGGACAAGAGGCTGCTGACCCAGTGGAAGCACATGCTCGTGCCGCTCGTGCCGGTCGCCTTCCTGCTGCTCGGGCTGATCATGCTGGGCGGCGACATGGGCACGGCGATCATCCTCACGGCGATCCTGTTCGGCCTGCTGTGGCTGGCGGGCGCGCCCACCCGGCTCTTCGTCGGCGTGCTGTCGATCGCCGCCACGCTCGGCGTGATCCTCATCAGGACCAGCGAGAACCGCATGGCCCGGCTGCAGTGCATCGGCGCCACCGATCCCGGCCCCGGCGACGCCTGCTGGCAGGCCGTGCACGGCATCTACGCCCTGGCCTCCGGCGGGATCTTCGGCTCCGGGCTCGGCGCGAGTGTGGAGAAATGGGGACAACTCCCCGAAGCGCACACGGACTTCATCTTCGCCGTCACCGGTGAGGAACTCGGTCTCGCGGGGACGCTGTCGGTGCTCGCCCTGTTCGCGGCTCTAGGCTATGCGGGTATCCGCGTGGCCGGAAGCACGGAGGACCCCTTCGTGAGGTATGCCGCGGGAGGCGTGACCACCTGGATCACCGCTCAGGCGGTGATCAACATCGGTGCGGTGCTCGGCCTGCTGCCGATCGCCGGCGTCCCCCTCCCGCTGTTCTCCTACGGGGGCTCCGCCCTGCTGCCGACCATGTTCGCCATCGGGCTGCTGATCGCCTTCGCACGCGACGAGCCCGCTGCGCGGGCGGCGCTTGCGATGCGGCCCCGCCGCTTTGGTAGAAAGCGGGGGGCGGGGGGCTCCGCGTTCGCACGGGGCCCCCGGAGATGGAACACGATGCGACGGCGTGCCTCGGCGGCGCGCCCGTCCGGAGAGCGGTGA
- the murG gene encoding undecaprenyldiphospho-muramoylpentapeptide beta-N-acetylglucosaminyltransferase, whose amino-acid sequence MHVVLAGGGTAGHIEPALALADALRRQDPGVGITALGTERGLETTLVPQRGYELALIPAVPLPRKPTPELITVPGRLRGTIKAAEQILERTRADAVVGFGGYVALPGYLAAKRLGVPIIVHEANARPGLANKIGSRYAARVAVSTPDSKLRDARYIGIPLRRSIATLDRAAARPEARHVFGLDPNLPTLLVSGGSQGARRLNEVVQQVAPWLQQAGIQILHAVGPKNELPRVQQMPGMPPYIPVPYVDRMDLAYAAADMMLCRAGAMTVAELSAVGLPAAYVPLPIGNGEQRLNAQPLVKAGGGLLVDDAELTPEWVRETVLPVLADPHRLYEMSRAASEFGRRDADELLVGMVYEAIAASRAHR is encoded by the coding sequence GTGCATGTCGTACTCGCTGGTGGGGGGACCGCCGGCCACATCGAGCCCGCGCTCGCCCTCGCGGACGCCCTCCGCAGGCAGGACCCCGGTGTGGGGATCACGGCCCTGGGCACGGAGCGCGGCCTGGAGACCACGCTCGTTCCGCAGCGGGGCTACGAGCTCGCGCTGATCCCCGCAGTGCCGCTGCCGCGCAAGCCCACCCCCGAACTGATCACCGTCCCGGGCCGGCTGCGCGGCACGATCAAGGCGGCCGAGCAGATCCTGGAGCGCACCCGGGCGGACGCCGTCGTCGGCTTCGGCGGTTACGTGGCACTGCCCGGCTACCTCGCGGCCAAGCGCCTCGGCGTGCCGATCATCGTCCACGAGGCCAACGCCCGCCCCGGTCTGGCCAACAAGATCGGCTCGCGCTACGCGGCCCGGGTGGCCGTCTCCACGCCCGACAGCAAGCTGCGCGACGCCCGCTACATCGGCATCCCGCTGCGCCGCTCCATCGCCACCCTGGACCGCGCCGCCGCCCGTCCCGAGGCCCGGCACGTGTTCGGCCTCGATCCCAACCTGCCGACCCTGCTGGTCTCCGGCGGCTCGCAGGGCGCCCGCCGGCTGAACGAGGTGGTCCAGCAGGTCGCGCCCTGGCTGCAGCAGGCCGGCATCCAGATCCTGCACGCGGTCGGACCGAAGAACGAACTGCCGCGGGTGCAGCAGATGCCGGGGATGCCCCCGTACATCCCGGTACCGTACGTGGACCGGATGGATCTCGCGTACGCCGCCGCCGACATGATGCTCTGCCGCGCGGGCGCGATGACCGTCGCCGAGCTCTCCGCCGTCGGGCTCCCGGCCGCCTACGTCCCGCTGCCCATCGGCAACGGCGAACAGCGGCTGAACGCCCAGCCGCTGGTGAAGGCGGGCGGCGGTCTGCTGGTCGACGACGCGGAGCTGACACCCGAGTGGGTACGGGAGACCGTCCTGCCCGTGCTCGCCGATCCGCACCGGCTGTACGAGATGTCCAGGGCCGCCAGCGAGTTCGGCCGCCGGGACGCCGACGAACTGCTCGTCGGCATGGTGTACGAGGCGATCGCCGCCTCACGTGCACACCGATAG
- a CDS encoding cell division protein FtsQ/DivIB, which produces MAGSATAERGARQQESSGPPLVRRLGPRRLRMIIIVVLGVSLLGAGAVWALYGSQWLRVREVTVTGTAVLTPQQVREVAVVTVGTPLVSVDTDAVEARLRKELPRIDSVEVVRSWPHGISVKVVERTPVLLVRKGANFVEVDDGGVRFATVSEAPKGIPLLEMAAPSSRSAAASLRRFGEARLVREAVRTAGSLPSAVARGTSLVKVRSYDDIALRLKDGRTVAWGSAENGAAKGRALTALMKAVPTARHFDVSAPTAPASSGS; this is translated from the coding sequence GTGGCCGGATCCGCCACCGCCGAGCGCGGTGCACGCCAGCAGGAGTCGTCCGGCCCGCCCCTTGTCCGGAGGTTGGGCCCACGCCGGCTTCGTATGATCATCATTGTGGTGCTGGGTGTCTCCCTCCTCGGCGCGGGTGCCGTCTGGGCGTTGTACGGCTCGCAGTGGCTGCGGGTGCGGGAGGTGACCGTCACCGGTACCGCCGTGCTGACCCCGCAACAGGTGCGTGAAGTCGCTGTCGTGACCGTCGGAACCCCGCTCGTCTCGGTCGACACCGACGCGGTCGAGGCGCGACTTCGCAAGGAACTGCCCCGGATCGACTCGGTTGAGGTGGTCCGTTCCTGGCCGCACGGAATCAGCGTGAAAGTGGTCGAGCGCACGCCGGTTCTACTGGTCCGAAAAGGGGCGAACTTCGTGGAAGTGGACGACGGGGGCGTACGTTTCGCCACGGTTTCCGAGGCCCCGAAAGGCATCCCGCTGCTGGAAATGGCGGCCCCCTCGTCGAGATCGGCGGCGGCGAGTCTGCGCCGCTTCGGCGAGGCCCGGCTGGTGCGGGAGGCGGTCCGGACGGCCGGCTCGCTGCCGTCCGCCGTCGCCCGCGGGACATCGCTGGTCAAGGTCCGTTCCTACGACGACATCGCACTGCGGCTGAAGGACGGCCGCACGGTGGCCTGGGGCAGCGCCGAGAACGGCGCCGCCAAGGGCCGCGCACTCACCGCTCTCATGAAAGCCGTCCCGACCGCACGGCACTTCGACGTCAGCGCTCCCACCGCCCCTGCGTCATCGGGGAGTTGA
- the ftsZ gene encoding cell division protein FtsZ: MAAPQNYLAVIKVIGVGGGGVNAINRMIEVGLKGVEFIAINTDAQALLMSDADVKLDVGRELTRGLGAGANPAVGRKAAEDHREEIEEVLKGADMVFVTAGEGGGTGTGGAPVVANIARSLGALTIGVVTRPFTFEGRRRANQAEDGIAELREEVDTLIVIPNDRLLSISDRQVSVLDAFKSADQVLLSGVQGITDLITTPGLINLDFADVKSVMSEAGSALMGIGSARGDDRAVAAAEMAISSPLLEASIDGARGVLLSISGGSDLGLFEINEAAQLVSEAAHPEANIIFGAVIDDALGDEVRVTVIAAGFDGGQPPARRETVMGSSSARRDEPTPVRQPESRPSFGSLGSVTPKEDPEPVPEPVADLPSSPPVPPSRTYSDSAAEELDVPDFLK; encoded by the coding sequence GTGGCAGCACCGCAGAACTACCTCGCAGTCATCAAAGTCATCGGTGTCGGCGGCGGTGGTGTCAATGCCATCAACCGGATGATCGAGGTCGGTCTCAAGGGCGTCGAGTTCATCGCCATCAACACCGACGCGCAGGCGCTGTTGATGAGCGACGCCGACGTCAAACTCGACGTCGGACGCGAACTCACCCGCGGACTCGGCGCCGGCGCCAACCCGGCCGTCGGCCGCAAGGCGGCCGAGGACCACCGCGAGGAGATCGAGGAGGTCCTCAAGGGGGCCGACATGGTCTTCGTGACGGCCGGAGAGGGCGGCGGCACCGGTACCGGCGGCGCGCCGGTCGTGGCCAACATCGCCCGCTCCCTGGGCGCCCTCACCATCGGCGTGGTCACCCGCCCGTTCACCTTCGAGGGCCGGCGCCGCGCCAACCAGGCGGAGGACGGCATCGCCGAACTCCGCGAAGAGGTCGACACCCTCATCGTCATCCCCAACGACCGGCTGCTGTCCATCTCGGACCGCCAGGTCTCGGTCCTCGACGCCTTCAAGTCGGCCGACCAGGTCCTGCTCTCCGGCGTCCAGGGCATCACCGACCTGATCACCACCCCCGGTCTGATCAACCTCGACTTCGCCGACGTCAAGTCGGTCATGTCCGAGGCCGGTTCGGCCCTCATGGGCATCGGCTCGGCCCGCGGCGACGACCGCGCGGTGGCCGCCGCCGAGATGGCGATCTCCTCGCCGCTCCTGGAGGCCTCCATCGACGGCGCCCGGGGCGTGCTGCTCTCCATCTCCGGTGGCTCCGACCTCGGTCTGTTCGAGATCAACGAGGCCGCCCAGCTGGTCAGCGAGGCCGCCCACCCCGAGGCCAACATCATCTTCGGTGCGGTCATCGACGACGCTCTCGGCGACGAGGTCCGGGTCACCGTGATCGCGGCCGGCTTCGACGGCGGGCAGCCGCCGGCCCGCCGGGAGACCGTCATGGGCTCTTCCTCGGCCCGGCGCGACGAGCCCACTCCGGTACGGCAGCCCGAGAGCCGCCCGTCCTTCGGCTCGCTCGGCAGCGTGACCCCGAAGGAGGACCCGGAGCCGGTGCCCGAGCCGGTGGCCGACCTCCCGTCCTCCCCGCCGGTGCCGCCGTCGCGTACCTACTCGGACAGCGCGGCCGAGGAGCTGGACGTGCCGGACTTCCTGAAGTGA
- the pgeF gene encoding peptidoglycan editing factor PgeF, with amino-acid sequence MIGQRESVSGAHFAFTDRWGGVSAVPYEQLNLGGAVGDESGAVLANRELAATSLGLDPSRVVWMNQVHGADVAEVGGPWTDGPVPEVDGLVTATRGLALAVLTADCVPVLLADPVAGVVAAAHAGRPGMVKGVVPAAVDAMTSLGADPARIVARTGPAVCGRCYEVPEAMRAEVAAVEPTAHAETGWGTPAVDVTAGVHAQLDRLGVRDRAWSPVCTRESEDHFSYRRDRTTGRLAGYVWLD; translated from the coding sequence GTGATAGGACAGCGCGAGAGCGTGAGCGGCGCGCACTTCGCCTTCACCGACCGGTGGGGCGGGGTGAGCGCCGTTCCGTATGAGCAGCTCAACCTGGGCGGAGCGGTCGGCGACGAGTCCGGCGCGGTGCTCGCCAACCGTGAGCTCGCCGCCACGTCGCTCGGCCTCGACCCGAGCCGGGTCGTCTGGATGAACCAGGTGCACGGCGCCGACGTCGCCGAGGTCGGGGGGCCGTGGACCGACGGGCCGGTCCCCGAGGTGGACGGCCTGGTCACCGCCACCCGTGGGCTGGCCCTCGCCGTGCTGACCGCGGACTGCGTGCCGGTCCTGCTGGCCGACCCGGTCGCGGGCGTCGTCGCCGCCGCCCACGCGGGAAGACCCGGGATGGTCAAGGGGGTCGTGCCCGCCGCGGTCGACGCGATGACGTCGCTCGGCGCCGACCCCGCCCGGATCGTCGCCCGCACCGGACCCGCCGTGTGCGGGCGGTGCTACGAGGTGCCGGAGGCGATGCGCGCCGAGGTCGCCGCCGTCGAACCGACGGCGCACGCCGAGACCGGCTGGGGCACTCCCGCCGTCGACGTGACCGCCGGGGTGCACGCACAGCTCGACCGGCTCGGCGTGCGTGACCGGGCGTGGTCGCCCGTGTGCACAAGGGAGTCGGAAGACCATTTCTCATACCGCCGCGATCGCACCACGGGGCGACTCGCGGGATATGTCTGGCTGGACTGA
- a CDS encoding YggS family pyridoxal phosphate-dependent enzyme yields MTDRKDELAANLAKVEERIAAACATAGRGRDEVTLIVVTKTYPASDVRILSGLGVRHVAENKDQDAAPKAAECSDLPLRWHFVGQLQTNKARSVVGYADVVQSVDRARLVTSLSKEAVRAGREVGCLIQVALDAGVSERGERGGVAPGGVAELADRVAGSAGLRLDGLMTVAPLTGEFAGRQRAAFGRLMDLSTDLRRAHPAANMVSAGMSADLEEAVAAGATHVRVGTAVLGVRPRLG; encoded by the coding sequence ATGACGGACCGTAAGGACGAACTCGCCGCGAATCTGGCGAAAGTGGAGGAGCGCATCGCTGCAGCGTGCGCGACCGCCGGGCGGGGACGGGACGAGGTGACGCTGATCGTGGTCACCAAGACCTACCCGGCGAGCGACGTGCGCATCCTGTCCGGGCTCGGTGTGCGCCATGTCGCCGAGAACAAGGACCAGGACGCGGCGCCGAAGGCGGCCGAGTGCTCCGATCTGCCGCTTCGCTGGCACTTCGTCGGGCAGTTGCAGACCAACAAGGCGCGCTCGGTGGTCGGTTACGCGGACGTGGTGCAGTCCGTCGACCGCGCCAGGCTGGTGACGTCCCTGTCGAAGGAGGCGGTGCGGGCGGGGCGTGAGGTGGGCTGCCTCATCCAGGTCGCCCTCGACGCCGGGGTGAGCGAACGGGGCGAAAGGGGCGGCGTGGCTCCGGGCGGCGTCGCGGAGTTGGCCGACCGGGTGGCCGGCTCCGCGGGGCTGCGCCTCGACGGACTGATGACGGTCGCCCCTCTGACCGGGGAGTTCGCGGGACGTCAACGAGCGGCCTTCGGGCGGTTGATGGATTTGTCGACTGACCTGCGCCGAGCTCATCCTGCTGCGAACATGGTGTCCGCGGGGATGAGCGCGGATCTCGAGGAGGCCGTGGCGGCCGGAGCGACACATGTGCGCGTCGGCACCGCGGTACTCGGAGTCCGCCCCAGGCTCGGGTAA
- a CDS encoding cell division protein SepF yields MAGAMRKMAVYLGLVEDDGYDGRGFDPDDDFEPELDPEPERDHRRHESVHQSHGTHQSQRDEEARITQPPAPREPVVRSSSLPAESGRPARIAPVASITQERQSLEKNAPVIMPKVVSEREPYRITTLHPRTYNEARTIGEHFREGTPVIMNLTEMDDTDAKRLVDFAAGLVFGLHGSIERVTQKVFLLSPANVDVTAEDKARIAEGGFFNQS; encoded by the coding sequence ATGGCCGGCGCGATGCGCAAGATGGCGGTCTACCTCGGCCTCGTGGAGGACGATGGGTACGACGGCCGGGGATTCGACCCCGACGACGACTTCGAACCCGAGCTCGACCCGGAGCCCGAGCGGGATCACCGGCGACATGAGTCGGTGCACCAGTCCCACGGTACACATCAGTCCCAAAGGGACGAAGAGGCGCGAATCACACAGCCGCCCGCCCCGCGTGAGCCGGTGGTGCGATCCTCTTCGCTCCCCGCGGAATCCGGGCGTCCGGCGCGCATCGCGCCCGTGGCGTCCATCACACAAGAACGTCAGTCCCTGGAGAAGAACGCACCGGTGATCATGCCCAAGGTCGTGTCGGAACGAGAGCCGTACCGGATCACCACGCTTCACCCTCGGACCTACAACGAGGCCCGTACCATCGGGGAACACTTCCGTGAGGGCACCCCGGTGATCATGAATCTGACTGAGATGGATGACACAGACGCGAAGCGACTTGTCGACTTTGCGGCCGGTTTGGTGTTTGGTCTTCACGGCAGCATCGAGCGGGTGACGCAGAAGGTGTTCCTGTTGTCGCCTGCTAACGTCGATGTCACGGCGGAGGACAAGGCCCGCATCGCAGAAGGCGGGTTCTTCAACCAGAGCTGA
- a CDS encoding YggT family protein has protein sequence MGVVLDVVYIALMVFLIVLIFRLVMDYVFQFARSWQPGKAMVVVLEATYTVTDPPLKLLRRVIPPLRLGGVALDLSFFVLMIIVYILISIVSRL, from the coding sequence ATGGGCGTGGTCCTGGATGTCGTCTACATCGCGCTGATGGTGTTCCTCATCGTGCTCATCTTCCGGTTGGTCATGGACTACGTCTTCCAGTTCGCCCGCTCATGGCAGCCCGGCAAGGCGATGGTGGTCGTTCTGGAGGCCACCTACACTGTCACCGATCCACCGCTCAAGCTTCTGCGGCGGGTAATCCCGCCGTTGCGTCTCGGGGGCGTGGCGCTCGACCTGTCCTTCTTCGTACTGATGATCATCGTCTACATCCTGATCTCGATCGTGAGCCGGCTGTGA
- a CDS encoding DivIVA domain-containing protein, producing the protein MPLTPEDVRNKQFTTVRLREGYDEDEVDAFLDEVEAELTRLLRENEDLRAKLAAATRAAAQNQQNMRKPPEQDQQQGGMPQQGGMQQGGMQQGGMQQQGMPQQGMPPQGMPQQGMRGPGGPVPAGISGPPQQQMGGPMGGPPQLPSGAPQLPAGPGGQGGPQGPGPMGQGPMGPGPMGQGPMGQGPMGQGPMGGQPMQQQMGGPMGGPMGGPMGGPGQGPGGDSAARVLSLAQQTADQAIAEARSEANKIVGEARSRAEGLERDARAKADALERDAQEKHRVAMGSLESARATLERKVEDLRGFEREYRTRLKSYLESQLRQLETQADDSLAPPRTPATASLPPSPAPSMAPAGASAPSYGGNPGMGAPSPAAPSYGGQQQMSPAMTQPMAPVRPQGPSPMGQAPSPMRGFLIDEDDN; encoded by the coding sequence ATGCCGTTGACCCCCGAGGACGTGCGGAACAAGCAGTTCACGACCGTCCGCCTCCGAGAAGGCTATGACGAGGACGAGGTCGATGCCTTCCTCGATGAGGTCGAAGCCGAACTGACCCGCCTGCTCCGTGAGAACGAGGACCTGCGGGCCAAGCTGGCCGCAGCCACGCGCGCTGCTGCCCAGAACCAGCAGAACATGCGCAAACCTCCGGAGCAGGACCAGCAGCAGGGCGGCATGCCCCAGCAGGGCGGCATGCAGCAGGGCGGCATGCAGCAGGGCGGCATGCAGCAGCAGGGGATGCCCCAGCAGGGGATGCCTCCGCAGGGAATGCCGCAGCAGGGCATGCGAGGTCCGGGCGGACCGGTGCCCGCGGGAATATCGGGCCCGCCGCAGCAGCAGATGGGCGGCCCCATGGGCGGCCCGCCCCAGCTGCCGAGCGGTGCCCCGCAGCTGCCCGCCGGTCCCGGCGGTCAGGGTGGTCCCCAGGGTCCCGGCCCGATGGGTCAGGGTCCGATGGGTCCCGGCCCGATGGGTCAGGGTCCGATGGGCCAGGGCCCCATGGGTCAGGGTCCGATGGGTGGCCAGCCCATGCAGCAGCAGATGGGTGGTCCGATGGGCGGCCCCATGGGCGGTCCGATGGGCGGCCCCGGTCAGGGCCCCGGTGGCGACAGTGCCGCCCGTGTCCTCTCGCTGGCCCAGCAGACCGCCGACCAGGCGATCGCCGAGGCCCGCTCCGAGGCCAACAAGATCGTCGGTGAGGCCCGCAGCCGCGCCGAGGGTCTCGAGCGGGACGCCCGTGCCAAGGCGGACGCCCTGGAGCGGGACGCGCAGGAGAAGCACCGCGTCGCGATGGGCTCCCTGGAGTCCGCCCGCGCCACGCTGGAGCGCAAGGTCGAGGACCTGCGCGGCTTCGAGCGCGAGTACCGCACGCGTCTGAAGTCGTACCTCGAGTCCCAGCTGCGTCAGCTGGAGACCCAGGCGGACGACTCCCTCGCGCCGCCGCGTACTCCGGCCACGGCCTCCCTGCCGCCGTCCCCGGCGCCTTCCATGGCTCCGGCCGGCGCCAGTGCCCCGTCCTACGGCGGCAACCCGGGCATGGGCGCTCCGAGCCCGGCTGCCCCGTCCTACGGCGGTCAGCAGCAGATGTCTCCGGCGATGACTCAGCCGATGGCTCCGGTACGTCCGCAGGGTCCCTCCCCGATGGGCCAGGCTCCCTCGCCGATGCGCGGCTTCCTCATCGACGAGGATGACAACTGA